A DNA window from Lachancea thermotolerans CBS 6340 chromosome G complete sequence contains the following coding sequences:
- the RPL9B gene encoding 60S ribosomal protein uL6 (highly similar to uniprot|P05738 Saccharomyces cerevisiae uniprot|P05738 Saccharomyces cerevisiae YGL147C RPL9A Protein component of the large (60S) ribosomal subunit, nearly identical to Rpl9Bp and has similarity to E. coli L6 and rat L9 ribosomal proteins and to YNL067W uniprot|P51401 Saccharomyces cerevisiae YNL067W RPL9B Protein component of the large (60S) ribosomal subunit, nearly identical to Rpl9Ap and has similarity to E. coli L6 and rat L9 ribosomal proteins), whose amino-acid sequence MKYIQTDQTLDIPEGVTVNIKSRVIKVTGPRGALTKNLKHIDVTFAKVSNKQVKITVHNGDRKHVAALRTVKSLVANMITGVTKGFKYKMRYVYAHFPINVNVVEKDGAKFVEIRNFLGDKQVRMVPVREGVSIDFSTNQKDEIVLSGNSIENVSQNAADIQQICRVRNKDIRKFLDGIYVSQKGFVEEEA is encoded by the coding sequence ATGAAGTACATCCAGACTGACCAAACCCTAGATATTCCAGAAGGCGTTACCGTCAACATCAAGTCGAGAGTCATCAAGGTCACTGGCCCAAGAGGTGCTCTgaccaagaacttgaagcacaTCGACGTCACTTTCGCTAAGGTGAGCAACAAGCAGGTCAAGATCACCGTCCACAACGGTGACAGAAAGCACGTTGCTGCTTTGAGAACTGTCAAGTCTTTGGTCGCCAACATGATCACTGGTGTCACCAAGGGTTTCAAGTACAAGATGAGATACGTCTACGCGCATTTTCCTATTAACGTGAACGTTGTTGAGAAGGATGGTGCTAAGTTCGTCGAGATCAGAAACTTCTTGGGTGACAAGCAGGTTAGAATGGTCCCAGTCAGAGAAGGCGTCTCCATTGACTTCTCTACCAACCAGAAGGACGAGATCGTTCTGTCCGGCAACTCTATCGAGAACGTCTCTCAGAACGCCGCCGACATCCAGCAAATCTGCCGTGTCAGAAACAAGGATATCCGTAAGTTCTTGGACGGTATCTATGTTTCCCAGAAAGGTTTCGTTGAGGAGGAAGCTTAA
- a CDS encoding KLTH0G09240p (conserved hypothetical protein), giving the protein MPALFAEAQHLTRNDVLQSIFENNSDQEDALPPTPGYLFFLEDHEDRKTPELYLDLAQQDPVLSDVSFHGEPFLKRFESTMPSNFDSLRWSVDDILADCTPEKSSLWSGAWSDDEALSKDLNSSPFSTPSLTQSNIEDVLARVPEPPIMCFAEFQRHPPQEKPGHIPARASTGKVSKPNNKQASRGKRSSKFNLSAKRALLQKLISRMQMRTRLEQTYEHGILVRRNVAKELAIEGEGATPQLQFCGTRFQDVQTFLQSQATLHQDACHFRTIWSYNREQKGSTIILTLSLTDEQSKCGENEYQFSVISRYLPYDCFGRPHGAVKKKLNRVQEELEREKETRKGDTYCWRHFLTSFEYFKLVSFMLGKEYDFNLNDNQTGETRGSDGKVISPEKRHDMRTRSHAKIYFEGKAVKSAHELLNDETISSHKSFIVGTFGQIMAYTNKRPFGSDSSLSVMEFKYLEEALEKEINFHVFHGV; this is encoded by the coding sequence ATGCCAGCGCTGTTCGCTGAAGCGCAACATCTAACTCGCAACGACGTGTTGCAATCAATCTTCGAGAATAACAGTGACCAAGAGGACGCACTCCCACCGACGCCAGGAtacttgttttttttggaagaccACGAGGACCGCAAGACGCCTGAGCTATATCTCGACCTTGCACAGCAAGACCCTGTTTTGTCGGACGTCAGTTTCCACGGGGAGCCCTTTctgaaaaggtttgaatCGACCATGCCCAGTAACTTCGACTCTCTGCGGTGGTCCGTGGACGACATTCTTGCAGACTGTACTCCGGAAAAGTCGTCCCTGTGGAGTGGGGCCTGGAGCGACGACGAGGCTCTGAGTAAAGATTTGAACAGCAGTCCCTTCTCAACTCCATCACTTACACAAAGCAACATCGAGGATGTACTGGCCCGGGTGCCAGAGCCGCCAATTATGTGCTTCGCTGAATTTCAGCGTCATCCACCGCAAGAGAAACCTGGGCATATTCCCGCACGCGCTAGTACTGGGAAGGTTTCCAAACCAAATAATAAACAGGCTTCTCGCGGCAAGAGGAGCTCCAAGTTCAACCTTAGCGCAAAACGAGCCTTGCTACAGAAACTCATCTCCAGGATGCAGATGAGGACTCGCTTAGAGCAAACGTATGAACATGGCATATTGGTCCGCAGAAATGTAGCAAAGGAGCTCGCGATTGAAGGAGAGGGGGCGACTCCGCAACTCCAGTTTTGTGGAACAAGATTTCAAGACGTTCAGACTTTCCTGCAGAGCCAGGCAACCCTACATCAAGACGCTTGCCATTTTAGAACAATTTGGAGTTATAATAGAGAGCAAAAGGGTTCCACAATAATACTGACTCTCTCGCTGACAGACGAACAAAGCAAATGTGGCGAAAATGAGTATCAGTTCTCTGTAATTTCAAGGTATTTGCCATACGATTGCTTTGGAAGACCGCATGGCGcagtcaagaaaaagctcaacagggtccaagaagaactggAAAGAGAGAAAGAGACTAGAAAAGGCGACACATATTGCTGGCGCCACTTTTTGACCAGCTTTGAATATTTCAAGCTTGTCTCCTTTATGCTTGGAAAAGAGTATGATTTTAATCTCAACGATAATCAAACTGGAGAGACTAGAGGTAGCGACGGAAAGGTCATATCGCCGGAGAAAAGGCATGACATGCGGACTAGGTCGCATGCCAAGATatattttgaaggaaaaGCTGTTAAGAGTGCTCACGAACTGCTGAACGATGAAACCATATCAAGCCACAAGTCATTCATTGTGGGGACGTTTGGTCAGATAATGGCTTACACTAATAAAAGGCCTTTCGGCTCAGATTCGTCTTTGTCAGTCATGGAATTTAAATACCTTGAAGAGGCCTTGGAGAAAGAAATTAACTTTCACGTCTTTCACGGTGTCTAA
- the KGD1 gene encoding alpha-ketoglutarate dehydrogenase KGD1 (highly similar to uniprot|P20967 Saccharomyces cerevisiae YIL125W KGD1 Component of the mitochondrial alpha-ketoglutarate dehydrogenase complex which catalyzes a key step in the tricarboxylic acid (TCA) cycle the oxidative decarboxylation of alpha-ketoglutarate to form succinyl-CoA) yields the protein MLRGISRFSQQSVAKRALYRSGNQCVRGNWGTRCLATNSSDNFLSTTNAAYIDEMYEAWQKDPTSVHVSWNAYFKNMGNAGIPASSAFVAPPTLVSHHTGAQIPQDMVMGASGTMDQGILTHLKVQLLCRAYQVRGHQKAHIDPLQISFGDDKSKPLPKELTLEHYGFTERDLDREITLGPGILPRFTREGKKAMTLREIIAALEKLYCSSYGIEYIHIPSRAQCDWLRERIEIPQPYHYTIDQKRQILDRLTWATSFETFLSTKFPNDKRFGLEGLEGVVPGIKTLIDKSVELGVEDVVLGMAHRGRLNVLSNVVRKPNESIFSEFQGSAAPEEYEGSGDVKYHLGMNYQRPTTSGKYVNLSLVANPSHLESQDPVVLGRTRAIMFAKNDLDKYQKAMGVLLHGDAAFAAQGVVYETMGFSHLPDYSSGGTIHIITNNQIGFTTDPRFARSTPYPSDIAKAIDAPIFHVNANDVEALTFIFNLAAEWRATFHTDAIIDVVGWRKHGHNETDQPSFTQPLMYQKISKQKSVIDVYTEKLISEGSFTKKDIDEHKQWVWGLFEKAFEKAKDYEPTSREWLTADWANFKSPKELATEILPHEPTVVQQEKLKEIGKIISSWPEDFEVHRNLKRILTNRGKSIEKGEGIDWSTGEALALGSLATEGYHIRVSGEDVERGTFSQRHAVLHDQKSERTYTPLQHLSDKQANFTICNSSLSEYGCMGFEYGYSLTSPDFLVMWEAQFGDFANTGQVIIDQFLAGGEAKWKQRSGLVLSLPHGYDGQGPEHSSGRLERFLQMANEDPRYFPSEEKLQRQHQDCNFQVVYPTTPANLFHILRRQQHRQFRKPLILFFSKQLLRHPLARSKLSDFSDNGFQWIIEDVEHGKSIASKEETKRLVIMSGQVYTALHKKRESLGDKNTAFLKVEQLHPFPFAQLRDSLNSYPNLEDIVFCQEEPLNMGSWAYAAPRLGTVLKETDKYKDFEVRFAGRNPSGAVAAGSKALHAAEEEAFLKEVFGQ from the coding sequence ATGTTGAGAGGCATCAGCcgcttttctcaacaatcGGTCGCAAAAAGGGCGCTGTACCGTAGTGGAAACCAATGTGTAAGGGGAAACTGGGGCACTAGGTGCCTGGCGACCAACAGCAGCGACAACTTCCTGTCGACAACAAATGCGGCGTACATCGACGAGATGTACGAGGCGTGGCAGAAGGACCCCACGTCCGTGCACGTCTCGTGGAACGCgtatttcaagaacatggGCAACGCCGGCATCCCGGCGTCGTCCGCGTTCGTGGCGCCTCCCACGCTAGTGTCGCACCACACCGGTGCCCAGATCCCACAAGACATGGTCATGGGGGCCTCAGGCACCATGGATCAGGGCATTCTCACACACTTGAAGGTTCAGCTGCTCTGCAGAGCGTATCAAGTGAGAGGCCATCAGAAAGCCCACATCGACCCCCTGCAGATCTCGTTCGGCGACGACAAGTCCAAGCCCTTGCCTAAAGAATTGACTCTGGAGCACTATGGGTTCACGGAACGCGACTTGGACCGCGAGATCACGTTAGGTCCAGGTATTTTGCCCCGCTTCACTCGAGAAGGCAAGAAAGCCATGACCTTGAGGGAGATCATCGCGGCGCTGGAGAAGCTGTACTGTTCTTCTTACGGTATCGAGTACATTCACATTCCTTCTAGAGCCCAGTGTGACTGGCTCAGAGAGAGAATCGAGATCCCTCAGCCTTACCACTACACCATCGATCAGAAAAGACAAATTTTGGATAGACTGACCTGGGCAACCTCATTCGAGACCTTTCTATCCACCAAATTCCCAAACGACAAGCGTTTCGGTCTAGAAGGTCTAGAGGGTGTCGTGCCGGGCATCAAGACGCTGATCGACAAATCCGTAGAGCTAGGTGTCGAGGACGTTGTCCTGGGTATGGCTCACCGTGGTAGACTGAATGTACTGTCTAACGTGGTGCGTAAACCAAACGAATCTATTTTCTCAGAGTTCCAAGGCTCTGCTGCTCCTGAGGAGTACGAGGGCTCGGGTGACGTGAAGTACCACTTGGGTATGAATTACCAGAGACCTACCACGTCCGGGAAATACGTCAATTTGTCGCTGGTCGCTAACCCATCGCACTTGGAGTCTCAAGACCCTGTCGTCCTTGGTAGAACAAGAGCTATCATGTTTGCCAAGAATGACTTAGATAAATATCAGAAGGCCATGGGTGTTTTACTGCATGGTGACGCGGCTTTCGCCGCCCAAGGTGTCGTTTATGAAACTATGGGATTCAGCCATCTTCCCGATTACTCATCTGGTGGTACCATCCACATCATCACAAACAATCAGATCGGTTTCACCACTGACCCAAGATTTGCAAGATCTACGCCATACCCATCTGATATCGCTAAAGCCATCGATGCACCAATTTTCCACGTGAACGCCAACGATGTGGAAGCTCTAACTTTCATTTTCAACCTAGCTGCAGAGTGGAGAGCCACATTCCACACAGACGCTATCATAGATGTAGTTGGGTGGAGAAAGCATGGTCATAATGAAACTGATCAACCATCTTTCACCCAGCCGCTAATGTACCAGAAGATCAGCAAACAGAAGTCCGTCATTGACGTTTACACCGAGAAGCTAATTTCGGAAGGCTCTTTCACCAAAAAGGACATTGACGAACACAAGCAATGGGTTTGGGGCTTATTTGAAAAGGCTTTCGAGAAGGCAAAGGATTACGAACCTACATCTAGAGAATGGTTGACTGCCGACTGGGCCAACTTCAAATCTCCAAAGGAACTTGCGACCGAGATTTTGCCCCACGAACCAACTGTAGTCCAGCAAGAAAAACTGAAAGAAATCGGAAAAATCATTTCCTCTTGGCCAGAAGACTTCGAGGTCCacagaaacttgaagagaattCTGACTAATAGGGGTAAGTCAATTGAGAAAGGGGAAGGAATTGACTGGTCTACAGGTGAAGCTTTGGCGCTGGGTTCTTTGGCTACGGAAGGCTACCACATCAGAGTTTCCGGTGAAGACGTCGAGAGAGGtactttttctcaaagacaCGCGGTTTTGCATGATCAAAAGTCTGAAAGAACCTACACTCCCCTGCAGCACCTGAGTGACAAACAAGCAAACTTTACTATTTGTAACTCTTCTCTTTCCGAATACGGATGCATGGGTTTCGAGTATGGTTATTCGCTTACTTCTCCAGATTTCCTTGTCATGTGGGAAGCTCAATTTGGTGACTTTGCTAACACGGGACAGGTCATCATTGACCAGTTTTTGGCAGGCGGTGAAGCTAAATGGAAACAGCGTTCCGGATTGGTTCTGTCCTTACCACACGGTTACGACGGACAAGGTCCAGAACACTCTTCAGGTCGTCTGGAAAGATTCCTGCAAATGGCTAACGAAGACCCTAGATATTTCCCTTCGgaagagaagctgcagagACAGCACCAGGACTGCAATTTCCAAGTTGTCTACCCAACCACCCCTGCTAACTTGTTCCACATCTTGAGAAGACAACAACATCGTCAATTCCGGAAACCTTTGATTCTTTTCTTCTCGAAACAGCTTCTGCGTCATCCTTTGGCTAGATCCAAGCTGTCTGATTTCAGTGATAATGGGTTCCAATGGATCATTGAGGATGTTGAGCATGGCAAGAGTATTGCCTCCAAGGAAGAGACCAAACGCTTGGTCATAATGAGTGGCCAGGTATACACTGCTCTCCACAAAAAGCGTGAGTCTCTCGGGGACAAGAATACTGCCTTCCTCAAGGTTGAACAGTTACATCCATTCCCATTCGCACAGCTACGCGACTCGCTGAACTCTTATCCAAACTTGGAAGACATTGTGTTCTGCCAGGAGGAGCCATTAAACATGGGCTCCTGGGCCTACGCGGCACCAAGGTTGGGAACCGTTCTGAAAGAAACCGACAAATACAAGGATTTCGAAGTGAGGTTTGCTGGTAGAAACCCAAGCGGAGCTGTTGCTGCGGGCTCAAAAGCTCTACATGCtgcagaggaagaagcatttttgaaggaggTGTTTGGTCAGTGA
- the AYR1 gene encoding acylglycerone-phosphate reductase (similar to uniprot|P40471 Saccharomyces cerevisiae YIL124W AYR1 NADPH-dependent 1-acyl dihydroxyacetone phosphate reductase found in lipid particles and ER involved in phosphatidic acid biosynthesis and required for spore germination capable of metabolizing mammalian steroid hormones), whose amino-acid sequence MAEGKIALVTGASSGIGYELTRQLAGKGYKVYAAARREERIAPLQKEFPQLVVPIKLDVSEPEQISALRDRLAKELPSQKLDILYNNAGQSCTFPASDVTNDVLEQAFKVNVFGPINTCRELLPFVINAQGTVIFTGSLAGIISFPFGSVYSATKGAIHSYARGLHIEMKPFGVRVLNVITGGVGTDIADKRPLPEDSIYNIPEASEAMAYRREMAKNNKPMDVGKYVSSVVRDIESSRDPVDIYRGTFAGAARWISLLMPYWMLDWILARRFKLTGMINALQKRKRE is encoded by the coding sequence ATGGCAGAAGGCAAGATAGCTTTAGTAACCGGGGCCTCCTCGGGTATTGGATACGAATTGACCAGGCAACTGGCTGGCAAGGGGTACAAGGTTTACGCTGCGGCTAGACGCGAAGAACGTATTGCTCCCCTTCAGAAGGAATTTCCTCAGCTAGTTGTTCCCATCAAACTTGACGTTTCCGAGCCAGAACAGATTTCTGCTTTGCGTGATCGCTTGGCCAAAGAGCTGCCATCGCAGAAGCTAGACATATTGTACAACAATGCGGGACAAAGCTGCACGTTTCCCGCCAGCGATGTGACCAACGACGTCTTGGAGCAGGCTTTCAAAGTGAATGTGTTTGGGCCCATCAACACGTGCCGTGAACTACTGCCATTCGTGATCAATGCACAGGGCACCGTGATCTTCACAGGCTCGCTGGCCGGAATCATCTCGTTTCCTTTCGGTTCAGTTTACAGCGCTACGAAGGGTGCTATCCATAGCTATGCGCGCGGCCTGCACATCGAAATGAAACCTTTCGGCGTGCGTGTACTGAATGTTATCACTGGAGGCGTGGGAACCGACATCGCCGACAAGAGGCCGCTGCCCGAAGACTCCATTTACAACATCCCTGAAGCTAGCGAGGCCATGGCCTACCGCCGCGAGAtggccaagaacaacaagcCTATGGACGTCGGCAAATACGTCTCGTCCGTGGTGCGGGACATCGAGAGCTCACGTGATCCAGTTGATATCTACCGTGGCACCTTTGCTGGGGCCGCGCGCTGGATTTCCTTGCTGATGCCTTACTGGATGCTGGACTGGATTCTTGCCCGCCGCTTCAAGCTTACCGGCATGATCAATGCACTGCAAAAGCGCAAGCGCGAATAA
- a CDS encoding SUN domain-containing protein (some similarities with uniprot|P40472 Saccharomyces cerevisiae YIL123W SIM1 (putative) invovled in control of DNA replication), with product MKVSAVLALSVAGSSLASALPHAHKRAASQEPCSTAHAHRAGKRAVAVEYVYQTVTVDHQGQTLSYPTTTLTSEPTSSAAASSSSAAASSSASSPATASSSSAAASSSSAASSSSAAASSSSASSSSAASSSAAPSSSASSSSASSSAVSSSSSSSSSPSSTSTGGSSSTGIDGDLSAYSGPSEAFQDGTIKCSDFPSGQGVISLDWLGFGGWSGIENSDGSTGGDCKEGSYCSYACQTGMSKTQWPSEQPSNGVSVGGLYCKNGYLYRSNTDAEYLCEWGKDMAEVVSEIDSDVAICRTDYPGTENMVIPTYVKAGDSVPLTVVDEDTYYQWKGMKTSAQFYVNNAGVSLEDGCVWGTAGSGVGNWAPLNFGGGYTNGVAYLALIPNPNNYDALNYNVKIVAADDDSTVLGDCKYENGKYNDGSSDGCTVSVTKGKAKFVLYN from the coding sequence ATGAAAGTTTCCGCTGTTTTAGCACTTTCCGTCGCGGGCTCGTCCCTTGCTTCCGCTCTGCCCCACGCGCACAAGAGAGCCGCCTCCCAGGAGCCTTGCAGCACCGCGCACGCTCACCGCGCTGGCAAGCGTGCTGTCGCCGTTGAGTACGTGTACCAAACTGTCACCGTCGACCACCAGGGCCAGACTTTGAGCTACCCAACTACGACTTTGACTAGCGAGCCAACcagctctgctgctgcttcttctaGCTCTGCTGCCGCCTCTAGTTCGGCTTCCAGCCCTGCTactgcttcttcctccagcgctgctgcttcttcaagctctgctgcttcttcaagctctgctgctgcctcctccagctctgcTTCGAGCTCCTCTGCTGCCTCGAGCTCCGCTGCTCCATCCAGCTCTGCTTCGAGCTCCTCTGCTTCCTCGAGCGCcgtttcttcttcctccagctcctcttcttctccatcGTCTACCTCTACTGgtggttcttcttctacCGGTATTGATGGCGACCTATCAGCTTACTCTGGCCCAAGTGAAGCCTTCCAGGATGGCACCATTAAGTGCAGCGATTTCCCATCCGGACAGGGTGTGATCTCTTTGGACTGGTTAGGATTCGGTGGCTGGTCTGGTATTGAAAACTCTGACGGCTCTACCGGTGGAGACTGTAAAGAGGGCTCTTACTGCTCTTACGCTTGCCAAACTGGTATGTCTAAGACCCAGTGGCCATCCGAGCAGCCATCCAACGGTGTTTCCGTCGGTGGTTTGTACTGTAAGAACGGCTACCTGTACCGTTCTAACACCGACGCCGAGTATCTGTGTGAATGGGGAAAGGACATGGCCGAAGTTGTTTCTGAGATAGACTCTGATGTCGCTATCTGCAGAACCGACTACCCAGGTACTGAAAACATGGTTATCCCAACCTATGTCAAGGCTGGCGATTCTGTTCCATTGACTGTTGTCGACGAGGACACCTACTACCAATGGAAGGGTATGAAGACCTCTGCTCAGTTTTACGTTAACAACGCTGGtgtttctttggaagacgGTTGCGTCTGGGGTACCGCTGGCTCCGGTGTTGGTAACTGGGCTCCATTGAACTTCGGTGGTGGATACACCAACGGCGTTGCATACTTGGCCCTGATTCCAAATCCTAACAACTATGACGCTTTGAACTACAACGTCAAGATTGTCGCTGCCGATGACGACAGCACAGTTTTGGGTGACTGTAAGTACGAGAACGGAAAGTACAACGATGGTAGCTCCGACGGCTGTACCGTCTCTGTCACCAAAGGTAAGGCTAAGTTCGTTCTGTACAACTAA